From the Cloeon dipterum chromosome 4, ieCloDipt1.1, whole genome shotgun sequence genome, the window aaatttcaatcatttaaTAACTGAAGGCGTAAATAGCAGGCAAAAATACTAACTTTTCtgctaattttgattttttcttcagtGGCCCAACTACTTCTTCCAAAATTGCCAATTGATTCTTGATTTCTGGGTCCTCGTGTTCAGAGTCTGAGCCTCCCTCTTCGTCCCCTTCAGCAAACCGCTTGTCCAGTTTGAACCTTTCATCCATTCCAAAGGTCGATTGCATTTCCAGAAGCTAAAAGggtacattttattttacccaACCCTCTGACTGACATATTAAATCCAAACCTTTTCTCCTTTCTTCCcttcaaattgctttttgattttaaatctgtCGGCATCGCCTTCCTCGTCTCCAGACTCGTcatcaaaaagttttattgcTCCTGCATTTGCAGCAGCTGTTGGCTCCTCATTGTCATCGTCGAATACGATTTTCTTATTCTTAGCGTTTTTATCCGACAGTGCCTTTTTCACAGCCTCTTGCTGCTGTTTGAAAAAATCCGCCCGCTCATTGAGCGACTGCAAACGCTGCTCCTCTgagcgaatttttttctcctgcttgCTGGCGACTTTAGTCGTCTTTTCCTGAGGACCTCCGGCTTCTTCTTTTatggattttcttttaactttagGAGCGTCTCCATTTTCAGATTTCCTCTTGATTTTCTTCTCCACCACCTCAGCCTTTTCCTGACCATTAGTTTGAGGAGTATAAATTCTATGGGCACTGTTTATAGACGAGGAAAAGCTGGGCGAAGAATGACCTTCAGAGTCACCCCAGACGTTGCTGAATTTTTCCAGTCTCTTCAGCAAATCGGACTGGGCACTCGTGGATTGCGCTTTGTAAAGTTTCGTCGGCGCCTCCTCCTCCCTTCTCCTCCTTTTCGGAGCCTCTTCGGAAACAAATTCAACAGCGTTGTCTGCTTTTTTATCTCCTACTTTGCTCCAGTAAACTTCTTCCTCGGAATCGCTTGATTCATCATCTTTCTGAGGAGGCGGCTTGCTGGTCTTAGGGGCCTTGACCTTGGTGACCTTAGGAGGAGAGGGTTTAGCAGGAGAGGTCTTCTCCTTGATTACAGCTACAGGGGCGCTTTCCTGTCTTCTCTGTTCAAAGGTCTTCTTGGCCACCTCTGCTTTCAGGTTGTGCCCGTTCCATGCTCCTTCTGACATCAGGTCATCGAGGCctgtgaataaattaaattaaatattgtgtaCATATTTGAATAAAGGGAAACCAAACTAAGTACATTTCATTATGTCTCTATCCGAACTCAATGTGCAGTGGGCAAACGTCGCGGTGATCTTCCCATTGTGGTCCAGTCTCTCTTTGACGGTGACATCTGTGAGGTTCCCGTATTTTTTCAGCTTCGACTTGAGCTCTTTTTCTGACACTCCCGGAGGAAGATTGCCGATGAACAGCCGTGATTCATTCATGGTGAATCAAAAGAGTTGAAACTTTATCACACAAACGAGAAAATATCATGAAAACTGCCTCTACAAAACAACACCACACGTGCTCCGCGACTGTTGTGAGTAGTGTCGTGCAGCTGCAGCGATGTTGATATTTCCGCTTCTGTGATTGGTGATCCTGGGGGATTGGCACTTCTGTGATTGGTTCGCCTGTGTTGTGGTTAGAGCAAGGGAgcaacaaacaacaacaacttgGCTTACATCGTACTTCTGACACTGTTAGCTCAAGTCTGAATTCTGAGTTTTCGCTTTCCTGCTTTTGGGacgttttgttttaagcagaattaaaaaatggtagCAATGGAAGTTGATCAATCTGATGAAGAGTACCTGGTAAATCGGGCTAAAGAAGAACTTAAGAGAGATCCACACGCAGCGCGAGCATGGATGTTAACAGCCAAAAGTCTGTTTCCAAACAACTTCAGTGTCCAGGTATGATATAAATTATGTACATACTTAAACacataatatgtaaaaaatataaaacatttgaatgaaaatattctaatgaatccgaaattttgatgaaagtgagaaatgattaatttttcagtccagtgtttttttcattttttctgttatttttaaacagttgAACTACACGTTCcagtaattttttagaatatgaCTGTATCAGATTTTTTAGTTACAGcattataaatacaaaatgtatcATAATTAACATTTCCGCCTTCATAGTTTGAGGTCTACAACATCGAGAAAGCCTTGAAGCATGTAAAAGAAGCTGCACTTTGCTTCAGCACATTGTAAGTAATATGTGTTAGCGTGCTGTCCTGTCttcttacaaaataaataaatagattccAGAAATTCGGTCAAGAGCCTGTCATCTGGCAAGAAGTCCAAGCTCTCACGAAGCCCAACAACAACAATCCggaagctgcatttttgcAGGAAATGTTTTCACACATTCCACAAGGTTGTTAACTATTTCAGAGCTTGTAAATTTGTttacgaaagaaaaaaatttagaggTTCAGCAAAGTGTGCTTGTGGCAACAGCTGATAGGACAGAAGACACTATGGAACAGTGTAGGATTCTGCTTTTGCTGCTGAAAAAGTTCCCTCTCACAGCACCCCATCATGCGGTAATTCTATCATaactataataataattaaactaattaaaaacaaatgttttaGCCCAATTTAGTGGAACTGCTTTTGGCAGCAGAGAGGCATGATAATTCTGGCTTCCTTAATTCTTATCAGAAATTCCTGGTGGTTCAGgtatattaagaaaaaaatcgcaagTGACTAGTatgtaattttcaaactttttgtaGGTCCTTCCCATCATCGGAGAAAACAATAGCATCGTTCTATTGCCAAAGTACATCTTCAAACTCCTTCACAAAGCCATAGATTTGTACTGCAACCTGTTGCTGCATCCCAACAAGGATCACATTTTAACTGTAAGCcccaagtaaataaatttagtgtCCTATATAATTTGTTCGGGTAGGAGGAAGAAAGAGAGGTTGCTGTAGCTGATCCCTGGGTAGGACTGTTTTCAGTGCAGGAATCGCTGGGAGCCAAACTTGGCTGGACCTTAAGCTCTCCGTCACCATTAGGAAGGTAGCTTAACTTCTTTATTTCGGTGGATTAAGagctaatttttcattttcagcaaCAAAGAGGTCTACTTCCATAAGCTGATGCACATGTCAACCACTCGGTCTTTGAACGCAAGTCAAATCAAGGAGCTGGTTTACTGCAGCACAACCTTCCTCCTCTTGTGTCTGCATGAATACTCAACGTTTCTATCTACCACCACAGGtagaaatacatatttaatatccttgaaataaataaaaactgatttttaattcgacCCAGGCTCAAATGGTGCGACGCAAGAGGTGCCACTGTTGCTGGTAGAAGCCTTCCTGAGTGAAACTCGCGAAACTGGTCCCATTGCTGCCAAGAGGCCTCGAGTGAGGTCGACAGAGGAGGAGTTGCTTTCACTACCAACCATCACGGTCAGTCCCAGTGGATCTGCCAGTGCCAAACAGTCCTTAGTTCAAACCTTCTGGCTGGCAGTCAAAACTTGGGACCTACTGAAATCCAATGAAACCTTTCACAGAGGTAAGGATttgggttaatttttttatacgagttctttattttaattttccagaatttgTGCACCTAAAACAACAGCTGCATCTGGATGATGGGCCGTGGCTATTTACATTCTTGCAGGACAAAGCTCTGCTACGAGGCCTGCCATACCCTGACGAAGAGTTCCCCTCGTCGCCGCCCATCGCGCCCTTGCCGAACATGCTGCGTCTGGCAAGCTCTGCTTACATCATGCGCAATTATTTGGTTGGTTCACAATTTGTTCAATGGAATGTTCATTAAACAGTTGCATTAATTTGCAGAAAGCTAGTGAGTTCGCGATTAATGCGGTCAACTTCCTGCCTTCCGGTCCCTCTGGCCAACTGTCGACTGGTCTGCGCGCCCCGAGTCCGTCCAGACGGCACCTCCATTACCTGGCTCTGATCAAAGTCGAAGTGCTGCAATACTGCTCCAAGCTTCTTACGCATTGCTTACAGGTAAATTAGTTACTCTCTCATTTTTAATACTGATACTATAGGGCTAGCTGAATCGGCTGCAGCCAATTTGGAATTTTGGGCCAATGGTGGCTGGTGTGGCTGCCaaatcagggttgcaaaaacctagtatttttttattttaaatgcagtgcagtggtaaaacttttaccagtttctttcaggccatgtttgcacctcagtgttcaacaattttctatttattggCTCATGACCcccgacttgaaaaattgtcatagGTAGTAAATggtaatttcaataaaaatctgcacagtagaggaaattttgaccactccaaccgcaaattttgaatttttcacagggaaaaaatggaaaaattaatttgttgcgcaagaaattggtaaaatttgactggtaaaaaccagtggtgaaaaatttgcatgttgaGCAAATGCAACCCAGTGCCAcagttttaaaagtgaaatttgagAATCACcagactttaaatttttgaatttcaggAAATGTTAGGCAGCCCAGCAGGCGACGCAGCTTTGGGACACAGTCTGGTGCTGCTCCAGCTTGATTGGCCGCAGGAAGAGGAGCTAGCCACGAGCCTACTGAAGCAGGTGACCGTGATGCGGCGATTCAGCTATCCACTCTTCACCAGATACATCATCAACGTCGACCTCTTGGAGGAATTCACTTACCTCGCCTCCGAACAGGGTGGTTCTGTAGCCTTGGACATTCTT encodes:
- the LOC135943684 gene encoding probable RNA-binding protein CG14230, yielding MNESRLFIGNLPPGVSEKELKSKLKKYGNLTDVTVKERLDHNGKITATFAHCTLSSDRDIMKCLDDLMSEGAWNGHNLKAEVAKKTFEQRRQESAPVAVIKEKTSPAKPSPPKVTKVKAPKTSKPPPQKDDESSDSEEEVYWSKVGDKKADNAVEFVSEEAPKRRRREEEAPTKLYKAQSTSAQSDLLKRLEKFSNVWGDSEGHSSPSFSSSINSAHRIYTPQTNGQEKAEVVEKKIKRKSENGDAPKVKRKSIKEEAGGPQEKTTKVASKQEKKIRSEEQRLQSLNERADFFKQQQEAVKKALSDKNAKNKKIVFDDDNEEPTAAANAGAIKLFDDESGDEEGDADRFKIKKQFEGKKGEKLLEMQSTFGMDERFKLDKRFAEGDEEGGSDSEHEDPEIKNQLAILEEVVGPLKKKSKLAENMPNFVRYDPSKSDHDKKYKLKKEETKEEEEEKPEQPLPEVSSERFYEVKSDLLSLLQSSEDFNLRDVIGGGNEGAASTNGATVEPKAKIEKKAVKSLPEKMECDDDLKKAVDSIPTTSWSLSTETFFFLPDDPRFKEGLEFINNAKVLDNNEYKIKRQELYATIKNKLKNVRRKKTTFEKKLGGKPKNFKYSNSRNSNARRQIKK
- the IntS10 gene encoding integrator complex subunit 10, whose product is MVAMEVDQSDEEYLVNRAKEELKRDPHAARAWMLTAKSLFPNNFSVQFEVYNIEKALKHVKEAALCFSTLFQKFGQEPVIWQEVQALTKPNNNNPEAAFLQEMFSHIPQEVQQSVLVATADRTEDTMEQCRILLLLLKKFPLTAPHHAPNLVELLLAAERHDNSGFLNSYQKFLVVQVLPIIGENNSIVLLPKYIFKLLHKAIDLYCNLLLHPNKDHILTEEEREVAVADPWVGLFSVQESLGAKLGWTLSSPSPLGSNKEVYFHKLMHMSTTRSLNASQIKELVYCSTTFLLLCLHEYSTFLSTTTGSNGATQEVPLLLVEAFLSETRETGPIAAKRPRVRSTEEELLSLPTITVSPSGSASAKQSLVQTFWLAVKTWDLLKSNETFHREFVHLKQQLHLDDGPWLFTFLQDKALLRGLPYPDEEFPSSPPIAPLPNMLRLASSAYIMRNYLKASEFAINAVNFLPSGPSGQLSTGLRAPSPSRRHLHYLALIKVEVLQYCSKLLTHCLQEMLGSPAGDAALGHSLVLLQLDWPQEEELATSLLKQVTVMRRFSYPLFTRYIINVDLLEEFTYLASEQGGSVALDILPTATTQLPRRMATRGVDKGAKEDFRLAMKRQVARSSENIQSLVQQFLINERAAVLQTVSGNLM